The following are encoded together in the Bradyrhizobium genosp. L genome:
- a CDS encoding MarR family winged helix-turn-helix transcriptional regulator, with amino-acid sequence MSLDLRRQFIAQLVESSRLLRNYIDHRAKARGTTRAQWIVLFRLREQGEGLSQVDLADVLEMQPISLVRLLDRLVEHGLLERRPDPRDRRANRLFLTRAGRQLVDDLDSLRDAIATDVLRDVSSAHVETGLATLREVKDRIKTLGEGPESIAAK; translated from the coding sequence ATGTCGCTCGATCTCAGACGCCAGTTCATTGCCCAGCTTGTCGAGAGCTCGCGGCTGCTGCGCAATTATATCGACCATCGCGCCAAGGCGCGAGGGACCACGCGCGCCCAGTGGATCGTCCTGTTCCGGCTGCGCGAGCAGGGCGAGGGACTATCCCAGGTCGACCTCGCCGACGTGCTCGAGATGCAGCCGATCTCGCTGGTCCGGCTGCTCGACCGCCTCGTCGAGCACGGCCTGCTCGAACGGCGACCCGACCCGAGGGATCGCCGCGCCAACCGTCTGTTCCTGACCAGGGCGGGGCGCCAGCTGGTCGACGATCTCGACAGCCTGCGCGATGCGATCGCAACCGACGTGCTGCGCGACGTGTCGAGCGCGCATGTCGAAACCGGCTTGGCCACGCTGCGCGAGGTCAAGGATCGCATCAAGACCCTCGGCGAGGGACCGGAGAGCATCGCTGCGAAATAG
- a CDS encoding TonB-dependent receptor, protein MSKVKAPKSLRFDAAIGSANNTNYSGAKVSAVASLIAAASFSGAEAQTANPNLPPVTVDAPIARPRPAVSKPTPAQVRARTALRRAARRTQQAKPVAPVPYPNAGGLAADRDPYADPAAPYKGDRLQASGKFPEPILNTPKSVTVLTKDILEDKNATSLKSAILSTAGVTLGTGEGGNAFGDRFFIRGFDARNDIFIDGVRDSGVSVRENFFTEQVEILRGPGSSFAGRGTTGGAINIVTKQATTDKSFYNMDTTFGTDRTKRVTLDVNQVISPTLAIRAGGLFQDAGVAGRDYVTDNRDGGFVAATWKPVDAVKITGNYIHTELTGIPDFGVPYYRPGAPATGNIFTTTAGGPYTDFGVNRNNFYGFVNRDFYRTGQDIGTINAEVQITPDLTISNKIRDSSSSQNYIGTLPESATAPTPLSTATLTANPQSRFQVTDVFANQTEATYKFNDDVGFKHTVLAGVEYDRERSSIDSYSGLSSELTTGTSTFTGTGSLPGVSVFNPQYTNIPFPGSPSLSGKPTKIGIDTTSGYLMDTANYRDLVILNGGVRYDDYKVNTSGYATIGGTSTFGTQSADFGLPNFNLGLTLKPLPNGSVYAAYATSSNPVGAEFDGTSSAYGGIAPVLAGGNTQIFGPEKNKAIEVGTKWEVFDRHLLITAALFQTEKENAREAQNITASTLPANIPVGCSYSPPAGVTTVSCITAGAAYRIRGIDLGVGGKITDKWSVFGGLVLMQSEVTKSLAPSPQPMLYTTNVGLPLANVAHQSFSMLSKYQVTDRIEVGGQAVYRSKIYGGTLLAANQGTSIPGYWRFDTFVEGKIDKNWTAKLFVNNIFDKRYYDALYQSATPFVLEAPGRAAYLVISARY, encoded by the coding sequence ATGAGCAAGGTAAAGGCGCCGAAATCGCTGCGCTTCGACGCAGCGATAGGTTCGGCCAACAATACGAACTATTCCGGGGCCAAGGTTTCCGCGGTCGCAAGTCTGATCGCGGCGGCATCCTTTTCGGGTGCCGAGGCGCAGACGGCCAATCCCAACCTCCCGCCGGTGACGGTCGATGCCCCGATCGCGCGCCCGCGTCCTGCCGTCTCCAAACCGACGCCGGCCCAGGTCCGCGCCCGCACGGCGCTGCGCCGCGCCGCGCGCCGCACCCAGCAGGCCAAGCCGGTCGCGCCGGTTCCATACCCCAACGCCGGCGGCCTGGCCGCCGATCGTGATCCCTATGCCGATCCGGCTGCGCCCTACAAAGGCGACCGTCTGCAGGCCTCGGGGAAATTTCCGGAGCCCATCCTGAACACGCCGAAGTCGGTGACTGTGCTGACCAAGGACATCCTCGAGGACAAGAACGCGACGTCGCTGAAGTCTGCAATCCTCAGCACGGCCGGCGTCACGCTCGGCACGGGCGAGGGCGGTAACGCCTTCGGCGACCGCTTCTTCATCCGTGGCTTCGACGCCCGCAACGACATCTTCATCGATGGCGTCCGCGATTCCGGCGTCAGCGTCCGCGAGAACTTCTTCACCGAGCAGGTGGAGATCCTGCGCGGTCCGGGCTCGTCGTTCGCCGGCCGCGGCACCACGGGCGGCGCGATCAACATCGTCACCAAGCAGGCGACGACGGACAAGAGCTTCTACAACATGGACACCACGTTCGGTACCGATCGCACCAAGCGGGTGACGCTCGATGTCAACCAGGTGATCAGCCCGACGCTCGCGATCCGTGCCGGCGGTCTGTTCCAGGATGCCGGCGTCGCCGGCCGCGACTACGTCACCGATAATCGCGACGGCGGCTTCGTCGCCGCGACCTGGAAGCCGGTCGATGCGGTCAAGATCACCGGCAACTACATCCATACCGAGCTCACCGGCATACCGGATTTCGGCGTGCCGTATTATCGCCCTGGCGCCCCGGCCACCGGCAACATCTTCACAACCACGGCGGGAGGGCCGTACACCGATTTCGGCGTCAACCGAAACAACTTCTACGGCTTCGTCAACCGCGACTTCTACCGCACCGGACAGGATATCGGCACGATCAACGCCGAGGTGCAGATCACGCCTGACCTGACGATCTCCAACAAGATTCGAGACTCAAGCTCGAGCCAGAACTACATTGGAACGCTGCCTGAATCGGCGACGGCGCCCACTCCGCTCTCAACGGCAACCCTGACCGCCAACCCACAGAGCCGCTTCCAGGTCACCGACGTGTTCGCCAACCAGACCGAGGCGACCTACAAATTCAACGATGATGTTGGCTTCAAGCATACCGTGCTTGCCGGTGTCGAATACGACCGCGAACGGTCTTCCATCGACAGCTACAGCGGGCTCAGTTCCGAGCTCACGACTGGCACGTCAACCTTCACCGGCACCGGATCCTTGCCCGGCGTCAGCGTTTTCAATCCGCAGTATACCAACATACCGTTTCCTGGCAGTCCCTCGCTGTCCGGAAAACCGACCAAAATCGGGATCGACACCACGAGCGGATATCTCATGGATACTGCCAATTACCGCGACCTTGTGATCCTCAACGGTGGTGTCCGATACGATGATTACAAGGTCAACACGTCGGGATATGCCACGATTGGCGGAACGTCCACGTTCGGTACGCAGAGCGCCGATTTTGGTCTGCCGAACTTCAACCTCGGTTTGACACTCAAGCCGCTGCCGAACGGCAGTGTCTATGCAGCCTACGCGACATCGTCGAATCCGGTGGGTGCCGAATTCGACGGTACGAGCAGCGCTTATGGCGGCATCGCCCCAGTCCTTGCGGGCGGTAACACTCAGATTTTCGGGCCGGAGAAGAACAAGGCGATCGAAGTCGGCACCAAATGGGAGGTGTTTGATCGTCATTTGCTGATCACGGCGGCGCTGTTCCAGACCGAGAAGGAGAATGCACGCGAAGCACAGAACATTACCGCTTCGACGCTTCCGGCAAACATACCGGTCGGCTGTTCGTATTCGCCACCGGCTGGAGTGACGACCGTTTCGTGCATCACCGCCGGTGCTGCCTATCGCATCCGCGGCATCGATCTCGGCGTCGGTGGCAAGATCACCGACAAATGGAGCGTGTTTGGCGGCCTTGTGCTGATGCAGTCGGAGGTAACAAAGTCGCTGGCGCCGTCGCCGCAGCCGATGCTGTACACGACGAATGTCGGCTTGCCGCTCGCCAATGTCGCGCATCAGTCGTTCAGCATGCTGTCGAAGTACCAAGTCACCGACCGGATCGAGGTCGGCGGGCAGGCGGTCTATCGTTCGAAGATCTATGGCGGCACACTGCTCGCCGCGAACCAGGGCACGTCGATCCCTGGCTATTGGCGCTTCGACACCTTCGTCGAAGGGAAGATCGACAAGAACTGGACGGCGAAGCTGTTCGTCAACAACATCTTCGACAAGCGCTACTACGACGCGCTGTACCAGAGTGCCACGCCGTTCGTGCTCGAAGCGCCGGGACGTGCTGCGTATCTGGTCATTTCTGCACGTTACTGA
- a CDS encoding efflux RND transporter permease subunit, translating into MSDGISAPFIRFPIGTSLLMAGILFVGLVAYPLLPVAPLPQVDFPTIQITATLPGGSPETMATSVAQPLERQFAQIPGIAQMTSTSYLGTASVTIQFDLNRSIDGAANDVQAAINAASGQLPKSLPSPPTYRKVNPADAPIMLLSATSDTLPLTTVSDSVDAQLAQQISQISGVAQVIIGGQQKPSVRVQIDPAKLVAKGLSLEDVRAAINIATVDSPKGNIDGATRAYTIYANDQLLTADPWNDVIIAYRNGGPLRIRDIGKAVTGPEDAKQAAWANGKRGVFLVVYKQPGANVIDTVDKIKATLPRLVAAIPPAVKIEVISDRTTTIRAAVEDVQFTLLLTIFLVVMVIFAFLRSFWATVIPAVTVPLALLGACALMWIFGYTLDNLSLMALTIAVGFVVDDAIVMLENISRYIEEGEKPLAAAFKGSSEIGFTIVSISISLVAVLIPLLLMGGIIGRLFREFAVVLAMTIFVSMFVSLTLTPMMASRFLRAHNEERHGRLYKLSERGFDAMLRGYQSGLDLALRWKFTTLMVFFATLALSVYMFVIIPKGFFPQQDVGLISATSEANQDISFADMKGKQEELSKIVMADPAVATVAMAIGGSGRAGNNGNMFITLKPLSERDANAQQIIARLRPKLEKVLGARLYMQAAQDVRLGGRPTRTQFEFTLQDANLTELNEWAPKILNKMQTLPQLRDVATDQQTNGTTLELKINRDTASRYGIQPQLIDDTLYDAFGQRQVTQYFTQLNSYHVILEVLPELQGSVDTLNNIYIKSPLTGEQVPISTFAKWTTVPVRPLSISHQGQFPAITISFNLAQGVALGQATDAVQKSMVELGAPPTLSSSFQGTAQAFQQSLSTVPLLILAALVVVYLILGILYESYIHPITILSTLPSAGVGALAILMAAGFDFSLIALIGIILLIGIVKKNGIMMVDFAIAAERDQHMEPVAAIRQAALLRFRPIMMTTMAAMLGGVPLMLGTGTGSEIRQPLGYAMVGGLIVSQALTLFTTPVVYLYLDRLSNAFANWGRSPRADDDAGHGEDGSVKQAAE; encoded by the coding sequence ATGAGCGACGGAATTTCCGCACCATTCATTCGGTTTCCCATCGGCACCTCGCTGCTGATGGCCGGCATTCTGTTTGTCGGTCTCGTCGCCTATCCGCTGCTGCCGGTGGCGCCGCTGCCGCAGGTCGACTTCCCGACCATCCAGATCACCGCGACGCTGCCGGGCGGCAGCCCGGAGACCATGGCAACCTCGGTCGCCCAGCCGCTGGAGCGCCAGTTCGCGCAGATCCCCGGCATCGCCCAGATGACCTCGACGAGCTATCTCGGCACCGCCTCGGTCACGATCCAGTTTGACCTCAACCGCTCCATCGACGGCGCCGCCAACGACGTGCAGGCCGCCATCAACGCCGCCAGCGGCCAGTTGCCGAAGAGCCTGCCCTCGCCGCCGACCTATCGCAAGGTCAACCCGGCGGACGCGCCGATCATGCTGCTGTCGGCCACTTCCGACACGCTGCCGCTGACCACGGTCAGTGACTCCGTCGACGCCCAGCTCGCCCAGCAGATCAGCCAGATCTCCGGCGTCGCGCAGGTCATCATCGGCGGCCAGCAGAAGCCGTCGGTCCGCGTCCAGATCGACCCGGCCAAGCTCGTCGCCAAGGGCCTGTCGCTGGAGGACGTTCGCGCCGCGATCAATATCGCGACCGTCGACAGCCCCAAGGGCAATATCGACGGCGCCACCCGCGCCTACACCATCTATGCCAACGACCAGTTGCTCACGGCGGATCCCTGGAACGACGTCATTATCGCCTACCGCAACGGCGGTCCGTTACGGATCCGCGATATCGGCAAGGCCGTCACCGGGCCGGAAGATGCCAAGCAGGCCGCCTGGGCCAACGGCAAACGCGGCGTGTTCCTCGTCGTCTACAAGCAGCCCGGCGCCAACGTCATCGACACCGTCGACAAGATCAAGGCGACGCTGCCGCGGCTGGTCGCCGCCATCCCGCCGGCGGTCAAGATCGAGGTCATCTCCGACCGCACCACCACGATCCGCGCCGCGGTGGAGGACGTCCAGTTCACCCTGCTGTTGACCATCTTCCTGGTCGTGATGGTGATCTTTGCCTTCCTGCGCAGCTTCTGGGCCACCGTCATCCCCGCCGTGACGGTGCCGCTGGCGTTGCTCGGCGCTTGCGCGCTGATGTGGATCTTCGGCTACACCCTCGACAATCTGTCGCTGATGGCGCTGACCATTGCAGTCGGCTTCGTGGTCGACGATGCCATCGTGATGCTGGAGAACATCAGCCGCTACATCGAGGAGGGCGAGAAGCCGCTCGCCGCGGCCTTCAAGGGTTCCAGCGAGATCGGCTTCACCATCGTCTCGATCAGTATTTCGCTGGTCGCCGTGTTGATCCCGCTGCTCTTGATGGGCGGCATCATCGGCCGCCTGTTCCGCGAATTCGCGGTGGTGCTGGCGATGACGATCTTCGTCTCGATGTTCGTGTCACTGACGTTGACCCCGATGATGGCCTCGCGCTTCCTGCGCGCCCACAACGAGGAGCGGCACGGCCGGCTGTACAAGCTCAGCGAGCGCGGCTTCGATGCGATGCTGCGCGGCTATCAGAGCGGCCTCGACCTCGCGCTGCGCTGGAAGTTCACGACGCTGATGGTGTTCTTCGCCACGCTGGCGTTGTCGGTCTACATGTTCGTCATTATCCCGAAGGGCTTCTTCCCGCAGCAGGACGTCGGCCTGATCTCGGCGACCTCGGAAGCCAACCAGGACATCTCCTTCGCCGACATGAAGGGCAAGCAGGAGGAGCTCAGCAAGATCGTGATGGCCGATCCGGCCGTGGCGACGGTCGCGATGGCGATCGGCGGCAGCGGCCGTGCCGGCAACAACGGCAACATGTTCATCACGCTGAAGCCGCTGAGCGAGCGCGACGCCAACGCCCAGCAGATCATTGCCCGGCTGCGGCCGAAGCTGGAGAAGGTGCTGGGTGCACGGCTCTATATGCAGGCCGCGCAGGACGTTCGCCTCGGCGGCCGCCCCACCCGCACCCAGTTCGAATTCACGTTGCAGGACGCCAACCTCACCGAGCTGAACGAGTGGGCGCCCAAGATCCTCAACAAGATGCAGACGCTGCCGCAGCTGCGCGACGTCGCGACCGACCAGCAGACCAACGGCACCACGCTGGAACTGAAGATCAACCGCGACACCGCCTCGCGCTACGGCATCCAGCCGCAGCTGATCGACGACACGCTCTATGACGCGTTCGGCCAGCGCCAGGTGACGCAGTACTTCACCCAGCTCAACAGCTACCACGTCATCCTCGAGGTGCTGCCGGAGCTGCAAGGCTCGGTCGACACGCTGAACAATATCTACATCAAGTCGCCGCTGACCGGCGAACAGGTGCCGATCTCGACGTTCGCGAAATGGACCACCGTACCGGTGCGTCCGCTCTCGATCAGCCACCAGGGCCAGTTCCCGGCGATCACCATCTCGTTCAACCTGGCGCAGGGCGTGGCGCTCGGACAGGCGACGGATGCGGTGCAGAAGTCGATGGTCGAGCTCGGCGCGCCGCCGACCCTGAGCTCGAGCTTCCAGGGCACCGCGCAGGCGTTCCAGCAGTCGCTCTCGACGGTGCCGCTGCTGATCCTGGCCGCGCTCGTGGTGGTCTATCTGATCCTCGGTATTCTCTACGAGAGCTACATCCACCCGATCACGATTCTGTCGACATTGCCATCGGCCGGCGTCGGCGCGCTGGCGATCCTGATGGCGGCCGGCTTCGACTTCTCGCTGATCGCGCTGATCGGCATCATCCTCCTGATCGGCATCGTGAAGAAGAACGGCATCATGATGGTCGACTTCGCGATCGCGGCCGAACGCGACCAGCACATGGAGCCGGTGGCGGCGATCCGGCAGGCCGCGCTGCTGCGCTTCCGCCCGATCATGATGACGACGATGGCCGCGATGCTGGGCGGCGTGCCGCTGATGCTCGGCACCGGCACCGGCTCCGAAATCCGCCAGCCGCTCGGCTACGCCATGGTCGGCGGCCTGATCGTCAGCCAGGCGCTGACGCTGTTCACGACGCCCGTCGTCTATCTCTATCTCGACCGGCTCTCCAACGCCTTTGCGAACTGGGGCCGCTCGCCGCGCGCGGACGACGACGCCGGTCACGGCGAGGACGGGTCGGTCAAGCAGGCCGCCGAGTGA
- a CDS encoding Fe2+-dependent dioxygenase, translated as MLVCVPNVLSKEDVADFRRIMDQAEWEDGRSTAGAASALVKRNEQLPPDSDVARQLGNRILTALSASPRFISAAIPLRIFPPLFNRYAADDGHHFGLHVDNAVRGDHLTGLRIRTDLSVTLFLSEPEQYDGGELVIEDLYGSHEIKLPAGDLVVYPASSLHLVTPVTRGTRVASFFWLQSMVRDAHARSLIFDLDTAIQALVERLGRDDPETVKLTGIYHNLIRHWAEV; from the coding sequence ATGCTGGTCTGTGTTCCTAACGTCCTGAGCAAGGAAGATGTGGCGGATTTCCGCCGCATCATGGATCAAGCCGAATGGGAAGACGGCCGCTCGACCGCAGGTGCTGCCTCCGCGCTGGTCAAACGCAACGAGCAGCTGCCGCCCGACAGCGATGTCGCGCGGCAGCTCGGCAACCGCATCCTGACGGCGCTCTCGGCGAGCCCGCGGTTCATCTCGGCCGCGATCCCGCTTAGAATCTTTCCACCCTTGTTCAACCGCTATGCCGCTGACGACGGACACCATTTCGGTCTGCACGTCGATAATGCGGTGCGCGGCGACCACCTGACGGGCCTGCGGATCCGCACGGACCTCTCGGTCACGTTGTTTTTATCCGAGCCGGAACAATACGATGGCGGCGAGCTGGTGATCGAGGACCTCTACGGATCCCACGAAATCAAGCTGCCGGCGGGCGATCTGGTGGTGTATCCTGCGTCGAGCCTGCACCTGGTCACGCCGGTCACCAGGGGCACCCGGGTGGCGTCTTTTTTCTGGCTGCAGAGCATGGTACGGGATGCTCATGCGCGCAGCCTGATCTTCGATCTCGACACCGCCATACAGGCTCTGGTGGAACGGCTGGGGCGCGATGACCCCGAAACGGTCAAATTGACCGGGATTTATCACAACCTGATCCGCCACTGGGCTGAAGTGTAA
- a CDS encoding efflux RND transporter periplasmic adaptor subunit, translating to MSKSRTIGWVLLIAAIGAGGYYGWGKYQANKQAEITAQKRAAQRPAVPVKIAPVEKADFPVFLTGLGTVQAFNTVQVRTRVDGQITRIAFKEGQFVKAGDTLVEIDPRPYKAALDQATAKKAQDEANLANANLDLQRYTKLGEFATRQQLDTQRSTVAQLTAQIAADEAAISNAQTQFDYATVKSPIDGIVGLRLVDVGNIVNASAATGMVTITQIEPITVIFTAPEEQLPDIKAALAVAPPKTIALTTDGKKVLSTGTLALINNQVDTTSGTVRLKAVFDNKDHALWPGQSVSTRLLVRTLKDATVVPDDAVQHGVDGLYAYSVNQENKAELRKIKVSSSIDGKSVIDEGLSPGQQVITAGQYKVSPGTLVTTAVASSDQAQSKVKQE from the coding sequence ATGTCGAAGTCACGTACCATCGGTTGGGTCCTGCTGATCGCGGCGATCGGCGCGGGGGGCTATTATGGCTGGGGGAAATATCAGGCGAACAAGCAGGCGGAGATCACCGCGCAGAAGCGCGCCGCCCAGCGTCCCGCCGTTCCCGTCAAGATCGCGCCGGTCGAAAAGGCCGACTTCCCGGTTTTCCTGACCGGCCTCGGCACCGTGCAGGCGTTCAACACTGTCCAGGTCCGCACCCGGGTTGACGGCCAGATCACCAGGATCGCCTTCAAGGAAGGCCAGTTCGTCAAGGCCGGCGATACCCTGGTCGAGATCGATCCTCGCCCCTACAAGGCCGCGCTGGATCAGGCTACGGCCAAGAAGGCCCAGGACGAGGCCAATCTCGCCAACGCCAATCTCGATTTGCAGCGCTACACCAAGCTCGGCGAGTTCGCCACGCGCCAGCAGCTCGACACCCAGCGCTCCACCGTGGCCCAGCTGACCGCCCAGATCGCCGCTGACGAGGCCGCCATCTCCAACGCGCAGACCCAGTTCGACTACGCCACCGTCAAATCTCCGATCGACGGCATCGTCGGGCTGCGCCTGGTCGATGTCGGCAACATCGTCAACGCCTCGGCCGCGACCGGCATGGTGACGATCACCCAGATCGAACCGATCACGGTGATCTTCACCGCGCCGGAAGAACAGTTGCCCGATATCAAGGCCGCGCTTGCGGTAGCGCCGCCGAAGACCATCGCGCTGACCACCGACGGCAAGAAGGTGCTGTCCACCGGCACGCTGGCGCTGATCAACAACCAGGTCGACACCACCAGCGGGACTGTTCGGCTCAAGGCGGTGTTTGATAACAAGGACCATGCGCTGTGGCCGGGCCAGTCGGTCTCGACCCGGCTCCTGGTCCGAACCCTGAAGGACGCCACCGTCGTCCCCGATGATGCGGTCCAGCATGGCGTTGACGGCCTCTATGCCTATTCGGTCAACCAGGAGAACAAGGCCGAGCTGCGCAAGATCAAGGTCAGTTCGTCGATCGACGGCAAGTCGGTGATCGACGAGGGCCTGTCGCCGGGACAGCAGGTGATCACCGCGGGACAGTACAAGGTCTCGCCGGGAACCCTGGTGACGACGGCGGTGGCGAGCTCGGACCAGGCACAGTCGAAGGTCAAGCAGGAATGA